The Cynocephalus volans isolate mCynVol1 chromosome 5, mCynVol1.pri, whole genome shotgun sequence genomic sequence TCTGGCAAAATTCCTTTGCCTTCCTCCCTGACTTCATCTCTGTCTATACTCTTCATTCTCCCTCACTTTCGCCCAAACCCAGACCACTTACCTCCTCCACTGAGAGCCTCCCTTGCCTGTCTCCCTCCTTACCACCCAATCCCACACCCTGCAGAGATATGCAATGTTATCAATCTGCCTCATCCAGAGGACCACCACCAGGTGTGTGTAATAGCATTTCCTGGATGATTCCTCTCCCTTAGCCGGGATTGACGATGTCACGTGCCTGGGTGCTGGGAAACCAAGCCACACCCTTCTTAGAAGTCATTCTTGCCACCAAGCCCTTGGAGGCACTGCAAAGGAGCAGCAGGGGGACAGGGAACCGGCAGCTCACAAATGGACTTGATATACTTAGAGAAACAAGGGTAGAGGTGTAGCACAGGACCGAGGTTAGATGTTTAGCCACTGTAGAGAATGAGGAGGtagaagaacaaaaattaaaagtcacctcTCTCTGTTTTGGAGAGCTCAAGTTTGCCTCAGCCTCAGCATGCCTAGCAAGTGATTGATAATATACCCGTCAGAACAGGCCCTAGTAAAGTGACTGACTTTCCAAAACTGActtcacaaaaaacaaacaaacaaacaaacaaacaaacaaacaaaaaactctaacTTCACAAGAGGCTGATGTAGAGCCAGAATGACTGACTACTTCTGAATAGACAGCACACCTGGTCCGAGTAGTGGGATCAGTTTTGCAATCACCCTCTTCAGGAAACCAAATAACAAGTCAAAAGGTTGTTTAGAACCCAAATGGTGAAAAGAATACAATTGAAAGCTCTGTCTACCTTCAGCCTCATGATGGAGCTAAGCATACAAATCACTCATTTCCCACAACAAGAATATTAACCTAAGCACTGGAACTTATCATCCAGACCAGTGCTTTCTACCTTTTTTATTCCAGTTGATGACATTCTTGTGAGCTTTCTTTACTCCTTACCTCCCACCCCAACCAGCCACGAGTCTAGCCATTGCTCTCTTGGCCTCATCCCCATTTGTATAAAGGAAAATAGCCCATCGCCGTGCAAACTTTAAACATCCTCGACTCCAAAGGTAAAAAAATTTGTCATCGGCAATCATGATGCCTCTTCTCTACTCACATGCAATAGTTGGGAAACATTCTAAAGCAGCCAATAGGAAATCATTCTCAGAATGTTTGCAGTGGGACTACAAGTACATATGCACATTGGGCATTATCATTTAATCTTTGTTCAGCCCCCATAAATAAGCAGCTTAAAAATGGGGTTTagagctggccaattagctcagttgtgTGAGCTAATTGGTTAAGTCAAGAGTCTTCCCCATTAACATccggggttcgatccctgtaccatccagctgccaaaaggaaaaaaggggggggggggttgccTTGACAGTTTTACATTATTGATGCCAAATAGGAAATTTATAGTCAGTAATAGTTACTGAACAGAATTAAACCAGGTGGGGAAGACTCTTCTGGCTGGAGCATTTGTAAGGCCTTGCACCAGAATAGGTGTGGAGAGGAACTGAAGGAGGCCTAGAGATAGATATAGGGGTTCCCCCAAAATGCGACTACACAGGCCATACACCATTTGTAGAATCATCATCCTGGGTACTCTGGTAGTGTGGAGGGGCCATTGTAGAGTTACTCTCctatattatgaaaaaatagaacccaaaatagaaattattattgAAATACAGACCATAGGATTTCTGCTACATGGAGAGGTTTTAAGTCTTCCTGTTTCTAGGATGGCCTGGCTGGATCTCTGGAAGGACTTAGCTCTTTCACATTCCTTGGCTATCTCACTGGTGTTCTATAGCAAGTAAACCAGTCATAATTCCCTTTAGTTCTTTCTTCCAACCAGTTTGCAGCACTATATGAGTACtcaaaaaagaccaaaaagtaGTCAACCTGACCTTTTCTGTGAGAGCTAGAATGACAGATCTAGACCAAGAGCAGAAAAAACTACTTAGGTTCCTAGATGCCTCTTCAATGTTGCTGTTCATCTGCAGTTCCTCTTGGACAATTCTGGGGCCCACAAGCTGTTATATTGCCTCATTGCGATGCCCCACAAAGGTTAAGCAAAGAGAAGCACTAAAgctgagaaagaaaaggcagaccTGTACCTGGTGTAGGTCTATGGCCTGCATCCTCATTCCCATTAGGGTTAAATCCTGCCAGTGCAGATGATGTCTGACAACCAGATGATTGGTTATTTTTCAGTAGGCTACTGAACTGCTGGCAGAAGCCCCATTTTCCAGCAGTCCTCTCCAGGAAATTTCCTGTGTCCATTCTGAATGCCAAAAAACTCCTCTAATGAATTCCCATCCTTGTTCAAGACTTCTGTATTCTTTCATAGTATCATTCTAGACATTTTGAGATCTGGTATCCTATAGCTCCTATTCCATGACTTCAGTTGTAAATTCCAATAACAACCTTCCCTTTAATTTCCTGAAGCCACCCTGTAACTCTCATCCCTATCTCCCTTTGAGATATTCCTATGTTCTTCATGACCCCTTTCCCAACGTGTTACTTGATTTCAATGAccctttatttctatattttctatatttttgattGCGCATGACCtcccatttctcctttttttgcttTAATCTCTACCCTCCCCTGATCCATCTTCCTTAAAACTTATAGAAAAAGCAAAAcgatggagacagtaaaaagatcagtggttgtcaggtgTTAGGAGgtagggagggatgaataggtggagcacagaggatttttatggcagtgaaactattctgcatgatattataatggtggatatatgtaattatatatttgtccaaaaccttagaatgtacaacaccaaaagtgaaccctaatgtaaactacagactttgggtgatgatgatgtATCAATGTAGGTTTATCAATtacaacaaatgtaccactctggtgtgggatgttgatagtgggagaGATTGTGCATGTTATCGCAGACAGAGTATATAGGAACTCtatgtactttctgctcaattttgcagtaaacctaaaactgttctaaaaaataaagtctatttaaaagggaaatgtagagggttagaaattttGATTCCTATAGTACGGggttttaggtaatgcatgcatgggacaaaagtcctcagataGGAGGCAAGAGCCTGCAGCTAGAGGACAAGAGCCCACCAAATCGATTCTAACTAAATATAtattgattctcagttgatttttagtatagggtttttaggtaatgcatgtatgggcaAAAGTCCTCGGACAGGAAGCAAGAGCTTACAGCTAGGGGAAAAGAGCCCACggaatcaattctaatcactgatTAGGTAAAGGATTATATACACTAattgttaatataatgggttcattggaagattttgtgagtAGGAAACTCACACAGGTTTAATGCCTTTAATGTGgacaagaaaactgaaacaaaacagggattgttctgagggcaataacCCTTAATACGACAAAGCTTAAATGATaggaaaatatgtgagttaagatttccaaggacgttctgctagattagttagtacatggggttttttccacattttgctttaagctgtttctttgagtttctcaagaagtcaggcactttaatgattgttttgtttcttttgcatgtcacctAGCTTAAatttatgactcttttgatggtacattgtttaaactattttgaaccatgcatgcttggatgaagattgttacatagccaatttctttctgttcttactatgattgattaaccagctgttcttttcctgtaatttccttgtcttttcaataaaaccTAATGCAAAAACCGactcagggctgtacccagtttctccttctaacagaggagttgctgaggtgcagccCCTTCAGGTTTCTCATCatattcatgttgctttgagtaatctttttgagtctctgttacacagcaagaggtgtaacaggaaaaaaaagaaaaaaaatcttttaaatatctcCCCATAATCCTATAATAAAGGACACTCCTGCAATCTTGCCCTCTCCTAATTACCAAAACTCTCTAATCCCTACATATGGCAAATGCttgaaaatacttaaaaacatcAAATATCAAGAGCAAATTACTCAATCCCCCTCCCACAAAAATTATCCTTCTTCCTCagttaagattttctattttctcttaatttcctcACAGCTGAATGTTCTTTTCCAATACACCCCCACAAATGACCATCCGCCTTACTGCTCACCCCTAATACATCATAGccctacacacacagacacagtgACAAGGGGAGCAGCTGCTCGATATCTTGGGATGCCCGGCTGGGCTGGTAACACTTAGAATGACCTGAAGCAAGTCACTCCgattcctcagttttctcaccaggAAAATGGGCCCATTGCAGCATGCTTTTATTAGTAGCTAAAATACAGTATGTTGAAAGAACCTTGAAGAGTAATGAAATGCAAGAATGGTCCCTATTAAAACCAGGGAACTAGGCCTTTCTCAATTTCGCCACCCTGCAAGTCCGCGGGCCACCCCAGCAGGATACCAGGAGAGGGCGGGTCAGGGGGCGGGGCCCCTCGCTCCCGGCGTGGACGCGCGGCCGCTGTCATGGAGACGCCTACGCTCCACTGAaggccccgcccctccctccgCCACAACGGCCGCCCGCCGCCCTGGGCCTCTCTAGCATATGCGGGAGGTCCGAACTTGGCGATCTTACCTCCTCTCCGACTGTCTGCGCGGCTTCGATGGAGCTGTGGGATCTCAGTGCGCGTTTACGCCTTAGCaggagcaggcacagagagggcgGAAATAAAACAGGAAGCTCTGGGGAGCTGATTGAGCCTCAACTCCAAGCAGAGAACCCATTGAAAGAGCATAGaggataaggaaaaaaagagaagagggcaAGGGCGGCGAAGCAAAAGCGAGGAAGCTGGGGATGAAtgactggaaggaaggaaggaaggagggagtgagAGTGAACACTTATGGAAGGAGAAGGGGGGCTCCGGGGAAGAGACTGGGAGTGGTTTCCAGGGCCTCGAGCTGATGGGAGAACAGAATGGCCGTGTAGGGGGCATGGCTATGGGCTTTTCTCCAGCCACAGTCAGCTGAACAAACATAGGGAGAGAGTAGAATTAGAGCTGGATTTAAATAGGAGAGTGATGTAACCAAGAGAGTATAAGTGAAAAAGGATAAGTATAAGGATAAGTATAAGAGTAAGCAAAGGAGTAATTATAATGGTCAACGAAGGAATCTAAGCTCAGTAGAGAGAGAAGTAAAGACATGAGGGAGGTGAGAGACAGCAATAAATATCCAGACCCCTAACTGAGGACAGAATGGAGAGAACAGAGTATAGAAGTATAACCTATGTGGATACTGATTTCACCAAGAATTACGCCAGGAGTAGTGCTGGACGGAGTAAGAGTGAACCAGGGGCAAAAATCTTCAAGGAATAGGGAGGGGCCAAGAAGATGAGAAAGGGGATTACAGCAACAAAGAGGGGTGGTGGGCAAAAGGGATGACATGATGGTCAACCCCGCACTCAAAACAGAGGACGACTTAAACAAATCTCTGACAGAGAAGGGctgttttccacattttaaagatgatgaCGCTGAGAATGTCAAAGGTCAAGCAGCTAGCTTAAAGTCACTCaatcagagaatgaaattctaagCCAGGTAAAACTTAAGAGTAGAAATGATAATAAGAGGGAATTATGATGCCTCTGGCCTCCACACAACGCCAGGGACACACTACCCTAAAGGGACTTTCCCTCCAGAATTTCACCTTTCTCACCCTGGGGGACTCCCTCTGGACACCTCCAGGCAAAGTACTAATTATAGGCGTGGGACATAGATTCCCTAGAGCTCCATCCTCTCTCCTAAATAACAGCAAAAGTTGATTTCCTTGTTGCCTCTCCAGTGAGAGGACACATCAATATCCTTCCACCTTCTCTCCAACTGCTATGCCCTTTAGATTCAGGAAGGATATTTTTGTTACCACCACCAGCTATTGCTGATTTTCTACCaccacagggctcaagttctTGCCTTGCCTGTACCCCATTACTGGGCTCTTCAGCAAGAGACATCATCGCCTCTTCCTAGATCTTGATGTTTCACAGACAAGGGTACCTTCATGTCCAGATATTCTATTCGTTGCTCTGCTGACAAGGAAAATGGCACCCACCCCGCCTTCTTCCTTTAGCACCTGGCTCTGATCTCAGACACTCATTCCAGAAATCAGCAGGGTCATGTAATTTAGTCTTTTGTTTAAAATGGTTTTGCCATTTCCAACCCAGAaaatccagagcaggagcaagagacCAATTTATCATCTGGAAACTTAAAGTCTAAACATTAGTGCCAGATATTAGAAATGAAGGTAAGTTTGTCATTTCATTGCCCTAAGAGAAAATGGTCTTGCCACAGAGGGGCACATTCTAGAATACCAAATGAGATTCGGGGATAcgttataaaatatattttaagacagATTTTCCTTCTGGATATGGGAGGGGAAAGATGGggtgtacatgtatgtgtacacgtgtgtgtgaACTGTGAATTTGGgaatatgtacataaatgtaaTAAGAATGTTATCTATGcaattttattaatgtatgcCCGCTTTTTCATGGTATGGTGTGTTTGAAGGGGAATGCTTTAGGACTAGCCTGGCTGACTTGGTGTGTGACTATGTAATCACAGCACTAAAGAATTTGACTTTTTATAACTCAACATCTCTAGCCACCATTGGACCGTAAGCTTAAAATCACCTTTTATAGTTTATTCATCTCcaatacaaggttacttcaaaaagttcgtggaaaaatagaattaaaagataactggaaactttccatgaactttttgaagtacccttatatgatACCAGAGCAGTAAATTCATCTAGAAATAGAGGTCAGACTTTGCATGTCTTTTTATCCTCCACAATCTCTAGCATAATAGTGTctgatttacaaaaaaaagacGAGGACCTTGGAGTTAGTCAGACGAGTCAAAAATGCATTCATAAACaatgagaccttgggcaagttatttaacttcaatTTCCTTTCTATCCTACTCTACAAAATAAGACTATGGCCTAATGTTCAAGTGAGTAAAGATTGGAGTTAATATATGAAAACAGATATAAATTTCATTACCAGTTCTGTCACCACCTAGTATAGGAACTCTTAAAaacctgggccggcccgtggctcactcgggagagtgtggtgctgataacaccaaggccacgggttcagatccctatataggaatggccggttagttcacttgggagagcgtggtgctgacaacaccaagtcaagggttaagatccccttaccagtcatcttttaaaaaaaacaaaacaaaaacaaaacctgtctgatctgtaaaatagggatggcAATAGttagtatttattaaacacctagtacatgccaggcactgttctaagagctttgCTTATTTAACCCACTTAACTCACTTCTATTTtatatgaggaaactggggcaccaagaggttaagtaacatgcccaagTTTGCTCAGCTGGGAAACAgtagagccaagattcaaacccaggcagtctggctcccaAATCCTTGTCCTTAATCTTATTAATACCTGTTCTGCCTAATGAGATAAAATGAGAGAACCATATAAACATGATGTTGTTATAGGGAAGAGGGTTTTTTCCTAAAACATCAAAAATTaagagattattatttttaaattaagagcaGCAGGTATAATGTTTAAAATTGTGTAAGGGCTATCTGGCTAgcacagtgtcataacaccaaggtcgagggtttggacagccagacaccaaaaaaaaacacaaaaaaacgtGTGATGAAAATAAGTTATCTACATAACGATACCAGTCAGGAAACTTGCAGTAGAAAGGTTTCTATGTAACTTTTATCCATCCCATCAATCATTTTGGTTCCTGTACTATTAGGATATTTGATTCAACATCATTCTCAAGGGTCAAGGGGCCTTTTCACCCTTGAGAATAATGTTCCCTTTGTTCACTGTGTTCCCTTTtcatttgtttgagaaatatttgatATTAAAGCCAGGAGGACAGGATAGAAACCTCACAGGTCATATAGTTCAAACGCCTCGatctacacatttaaaaaattgaggtagCAGGAAATGAAGTGACTTCCCCATATCAAATAACCCACTAAAGTCAGCTGTGCTAGGTAGAACCAAGGTCTCCCGAATTCTGGTCTACCAGAAAGTGTTTTTTTACTCTATCCAGCTAACTCTTGACTTAAAGGCCagtatgcatgtgtgtgattATGATCATCACACTAGATCTCACAGCAGGAGGGTCATGGACATTGGAAGCAGCCTCTACTCACAGCAAATTAGAAATCAGTAGTCAACAGTATAATGCATTGTGTTAGAAAGTAAACTGAAGCAcaataaagagtttatttgagcaaacagcGATGCGTGAATCAAGCAGCTCCAAACCAGAACTGGTTTGGGAGCTCCATAGAGGGAACACGAGGGGGGATTTTATAAGACAAATACAgaagaagagcaaagaaaatgttTGATTGGTTACAGTTATACAGTTGCCTCATGTGGCCTATCCCATTGGTAAGTCCCTAGGTACATAATTATAAGTTTGTTGGCTGCTTCTGATTGGTTTCCCTTAAGCTCTGTTTTTCCTTAATATGGGCATTTACAAAAAATAGCTCAAATCTTTTATGTTTAAATCAAGCAAGGTTAAAGTCACTTCTGAGGCCTAACAGGGCTTTGTCTGCTCAGGGATTCTTCTGGCCCGGCCTCCATTTTAATTTAACAGttgcattaataaaaataaaccaccTGAAACAAGAGAGGTGATAATTCTGATCTACCAAGCGTTGGTTAGGCCAAGCTCGGGATATTGCCCCTATTTTTAGGCACTACACACTATCAAAGAAAGTGGGGGAAGTAGTCTTAGAGTGGGATCTGTCCTTAAAGATCGGAAGGGCTGCCAAGTGGAAGGGAGAttagatttcttctttggccctaAGAGTACAACCAGAAACAGGGAGGCAGCTGAAAGAGCACTGGTTTGTAATTGAGTCAGGCTTAAGTACAAGTCCCACACAGCCACTGACTAGTTATGACCTTAGGACAACTTAATTAGCCTTTCTGACACTAGGTTTGTTCATCTATAAAACGGAGGTTCTATCTCTCTCATAGGATCCTGTAAATATATAAACCATGAAATACGAGATTGTGGCTACCTAACTAAACTAAGGATACAGATCTGCAAATGAGATTACAGTTGGCAAATATACACTGGATGTGCTTccatcccttcccccagcccatcCCCATATTCCGGGTTTTCCTTTGCCTGTAAGGAAGGGGTGGGTAGTGTCGCCCATTTTTATTTCGTCCTTCCAAACATTCTGGGAGTTTCCCCCCTTTATTTAGGCCAACCACAGCACAGAACAGCGCTTCCTCCTGCTGGGTTTCTCTGACTGGCCCTCCCTGCAGCCGGTCCTCTTCGCCCTTGTCCTCCTGTGCTACCTTCTGACGCTCACGGGCAACTCGGCGCTTGCGCTGCTGGCGGTGCGCGACCCGCGCCTGCACACGCCCATGTACTACTTCCTCTGCCACCTGGCCCTGGTGGACGCGGGCTTCACCAGCAGCGTGGTGCCGCCGCTGCTGGCCAACCTGCGCGGCCCGGCACTGTGGCTGCCGCGCGGCGGCTGCGTGGCCCAGCTGTGCGCGTCGCTGGCGCTGGGCTCGGCTGAGTGCGTCCTCCTGGCCGTGATGGCGCTGGACCGCGCAGCCGCCGTGTGCCGCCCGCTGCGCTACGCCGGGCTCGCCTCGCCGCGCCTCTGCCGCGCCCTGGCCGGTGCCTCCTGGCTCGGCGGCCTCGCCAACTCCGCCGCGCAAACCGCGCTCCTGGCCGCGCGGCCGC encodes the following:
- the LOC134378982 gene encoding putative olfactory receptor 2I1, whose product is MKANHSTEQRFLLLGFSDWPSLQPVLFALVLLCYLLTLTGNSALALLAVRDPRLHTPMYYFLCHLALVDAGFTSSVVPPLLANLRGPALWLPRGGCVAQLCASLALGSAECVLLAVMALDRAAAVCRPLRYAGLASPRLCRALAGASWLGGLANSAAQTALLAARPLCAPLRLDHFICELPALLKLACGGSRNATESQMFAARVVILLVPSAVILASYGAVARAVWAMRSSGGRRKAMGTCGSHLTAVCLFYGSAIYTYLQPTHSYNQGRGKFVSLFYTVVTPALNPLIYTLRNKEVKGAARRFLRSLGRGQVGQ